CCAGGTCGAACTTGAGGGCGGTGAGCGAGCCGCCGACATCGTCATGGATCTCGCGCGCGATGGCCGCCCGCTCCGCCTCGACGCTGGCCTGCAAGTGCTGGGTCAGCTCACGCAGCCGGGTCTCGCTGGCGGCCAGGGCCTCGCGGGCGGCGCGCTGGTCGCGGCGGCTGCGCGCGGCCTCCACCGCATGCTGCAGGGCGGGCACCAGGCGCACGAGGTTCTGCTTGAGCAGGTAGTCGCTGGCGCCGCGGCGCATGGCCTGCACGGCCATGTCCTCACCGATGGTGCCGGAGATCAGCACGAAGGGGAGCAGCGGGTCGTGGCCGCGCACGATCTCCAGGGCCTGCAGGCCCGAGAAGCCCGGCAGGGCGAAATCGGAGACGACCAGGTCCCAGGACTGCGCGAGGGTGGCGCGCAGCTCGGCCTCGGTCTCGATGCGGCGGACCTCGGCCTCCAGCCCGCCGGCGCGCAGATGGGCCAGCAGGATCTCGTGGTCGAAGGCCGAATCTTCGAGATGCAGCAGGCGCAACGGGCGGTGGGGGGACTTGAGGTCGGCGGCGGGCATGGTCGGGGCGGCTGCACAGGCAGGAGCGCAAGGCCTGGCGCGAAGTGTGCCCCAGGGCTGGGCGGCCCCGGCTCTTGCGCCACCGGGGGCGGCCGACGGGCCGCAGCGGGCCGTCAAGGGCCGGACGACAGGCGGAAAACAGCGCGGCTTTCCGGCGCATCTTCGGCGCACCGGCCCGGGGGGTCGAGGCGAAGAATGACCCTGAAGCGCAGCGGACCCTGCGCGGCCCCGAGGGCCGCCCCCGCCGCTGTGTCCGCCTCCCCGCTGCCGCGCAGCGGCCCCGATTCCGAACCCGCATCCGCGCCATGCCGAGTTCCCCCGATCCCACCGTCGAGCTGCCGGTGCTCGCCGTGGCCGAGCTGCAGGACCACCTGCTCGCCGTCGGCCACGACCTCGACCGCTTGCAGACCCTGCTGAGCGAGAGCTGCGCCCTGCTGCTGAGCGGCTTCGACGCGGCCCACCGCGCCCTCGACAGCGTCGACCCCAGCCGCTCGCCGACGGCGGTGCAGGCCCTGCGCGAGACGCTGACCGACAGCGTCGTCGCCCTGCAGTTCGAGGACATGGCCAGCCAGCTCCTGCGTCACACGCAACAGCGGGTGCGCAACTGCGCCGACCAGCTCGCCGCCCGCGCCTTCGGGGCCGACGAGGACGGCGAAGCCGCCATCACCCCCGCGCCGCAGCGACCGAACCCGGTCACGCAGGACGAGATGGACGCCGGCTCGGTCGAGCTGTTCTGAGCCCGCGTCCTCAAGATCCTGCCCCCTCTGCCGATGACCCGATCTACCCCGGAGAACGTCCCCATGCCTTCCATCCTTGCCGTGGATGACTCCGCCTCGATGCGCCAGATGGTGAGCTTCACCCTCAAGAGCGCGGGCTTTCAGGTGACCGAGGCCGTCGATGGCCGGGACGCCTGGGACAAGGCGGCCTCGCACCACTACGACCTGGTGCTGACCGACCAGAACATGCCCCACCTCGACGGCATCGGCCTGACCAAGAAGCTGCGCGAGCACCCGGCCTTCAAGGCCACGCCCATCCTGATCCTGACCACCGAGTCCAGCGACCAGATGAAGCAGGCCGGCCGCGCGGCTGGGGCCACCGGCTGGATGGTCAAGCCCTTCGATCCGGCCAAGCTGATCGAAGTGATCCGCAAGGTCATCCGCTGAGCCCGGCCCGCCGCGAGCGCACCTGTTCAGGAACATCAAGGAGCCGATGATGGGCGAGTCCCCAGGCATGCAGGGCGGCAGCGCCGCCGGCATCGACCTCAGCCAGTTCTACCAAGTCTTCTTCGAGGAAGCCGGCGAGAACCTGCAGCAGATGGAGCAGTTGCTGCTGGCCCTCGACGTGGCCGCGCCGGACGATGAGCAGCTCAATGCCATCTTCCGCTGCGCCCATTCGATCAAGGGCGGCGCGGCCACCTTCGGCTTCAGCGATGTGGCCGAGCTGACCCATGTGATGGAGACCCTGCTCGACAAGCTGCGCCGCCACGAGCTGGCGGCCACCGCCGGCATGGTCGATGTGCTGCTGGCCTCGGGCGATGCCCTGGCCGGCCAGCTTGCCCGCCACCAGGCCGGCGGCGCCGGTCACAGCCCGGACACGGCTGCGCTGCGCCGGCAGATCGCCGCCTACAGCCAGGGCGAAAGCCCGGCGCCGCAGGCCCTGGCGCCTGCGCCCGCCGCGCAAGCCAGCGCGCCCGGCACGGTGCCGGCCGCGGCGCAGCCCAGCGCAGCCCCGCCGCAGGCCGAGGCCGGCGTGCACGGCGCCGAGGCGGCCGACGTGCCCGTCACCGTCAAGGGCGAACGCATCCTGGAAATGACGCTGGGCCCGCTGGAGCGGCCCGGCCTGGCCGACGATGTGCTGAGCCTGTTCAAGGAGATCGAGGGCCTGGGCCAGGTCGAGCCGGTCGATGGCGGCCTGGCCGCCGACGGCCTGCGCCGCTTCAAGCTGATCACCGCGACGGCCGACAGCGAGCTGCTGGACCTCTTCGCCTTCCACATCGCCCGCGAGCAGGTGCGGCTGCGGCCCTGGGCCGGCGAGCACATCGCGCCGGGCTACGGCTTCTATGCCAAGGCCCCGGGCTCGCCGGTGCAGGAGGAGGACCCGGGCTACGGCTTCTTCGACGACGCCCCCGGCGCCCCCGGCAGCGCAGCCGCCGCGCCCGAGGACGGCCCGGCCCGCCCGGCCGAGGCCGTGGCCGCTGCCCCGGCCGCCGCCCCCAGCGCCCGCGCCGAGGCCAAGCCCGCCGGCCTGGAAGGCACCACCCTGCGGGTGGGCCTGGAGAAGGTCGACCAGCTCATCAACCTGATGGGCGAGCTCGTCATCACCCAGGCCATGCTGGCCCAGCACAGCCGCGTGCTGGACCCCGTGCAGCACCAGACCCTGATCGCCGGCCTGACCGCGCTGGACCGCAACACCCGCGACCTGCAGGAAGCGGTGATGTCGATCCGCATGATTCCGATGGGCACGGTCTTCAGCCGCTTCCCGCGCATGTTGCGCGACCTGGCGGCCAAGCTCGGCAAGGAGGTCGAGCTGCTGACCGTCGGCGAGGCCACCGAGCTGGACAAGGGCCTGGTCGAGAAGATCACCGACCCGCTGACCCACCTGGTGCGCAATGCCTGCGACCACGGCATCGAGCTGCCCGAGGAACGCCGCGCCAAGGGCAAGCCCGAGCAGGGCACCATCACCCTGGCGGCCAGCCACCAGGGCGGCAGCATCGTCATCGAGGTGCGCGACGACGGCAAGGGCCTGTCGCGCGCCAAGCTGCTCAAGAAGGCCCGCGAGCGCGGCCTGGCCGTGAGCGAGGAGATGAGCGATGCCGAGGTCTGGTCGCTGATCTTCGCGCCGGGCTTCTCCACCGCCGAGGTGGTGACCGATGTGTCCGGCCGCGGCGTCGGCATGGACGTGGTCAAGAAGAACATCTCGGCGCTCGGCGGCACGGTCGAGATCGATTCGGCCGAGGGCCACGGCATGCGCGTGGCGGTGCGGCTGCCGCTGACGCTGGCCATCATGGACGGCATGAGCGTGGGCGTGGCCGAGGAGGTCTACATCCTGCCGCTGGCCAGCGTGGTCGAAAGCTTCCAGGTCACGCCGCAGACGGTCAAGACCCTGGGCGGCACCGGCCGCGTGGTGCAGGTGCGCGAGGAGTACATGCCGGTCATCGAGCTGGAGTCGCTCTTCCATGTGCCGCGCGAGGACGGCCAGCAGCCCTCGCATCCCATCATGGTCGTCGTCGAGGCCGAGGGCAGCCGCGTGGCCATGATGGTCGACGAACTGCTCGGCCAGCAGCAGGTGGTGGTGAAGAACCTCGAAGCCAACTACCGCAAGGTGCCCGACATCTCGGGCGCCACCATCATGGGAGACGGACGGGTCGCCTTGATCCTGGACGTGGCCTCCCTGGTGCGCCGCTCGCGCCACTGATTCCCGACCCTGTTCCTCTCACGCCCGCCCCGATCCAAGGACCCTCCCATGCTCACCCAACTGAAAATCGGCCAACGTCTCGGTGTTGGCTTCGCCGGGCTGCTGCTGCTGCTGTTGGCCGTGCTCTTCGTCAGCCTGAGACAGATGTCGGGCATCGAGCACAAGCTCGAAGCCGTCAGTCAGGTCACGATGCGCACCGCCGAACTGCTGGCCGACGCCGGGGCCGCGATTGACATGCGTGCGATCGCAGCCCGCAACCTGACCCTGGAGCAGGACCCCGCGGCCCAGAAGCCGGAGGTCGAGCGCATCCACGCGGCCAAGTCCAAGCTCGATGCCTCGCTGGCTGATCTGAGCCAACTGGTGGCCAGCGACCCCAAGGCCACTCCGCAGGACGTCCAGATGGTCCAGGACCTGCTGGCCCTGGAGAAGCGTTACGAGCCGATCGCCGCCGAGATCGTCGCGCTGGCCACCGCACAGAAGCAGGCCGAGGCCATCCAGCAGCTGACGAAGTCCTGCATGCCGCTGCTCAACGAGATCCTCGACAAGTTGCACCAGTTCAACGAGTCCTCGCGCAAGGAGGCGATGGCCGAGACCGCAGCGGCCATGAGCAGCTACCAGCATTCGCAGCAACTGATGATCGCCTTGGGCCTGGGCGCGGTGATGCTGCTGATCGGCATGGGCTGGGCGCTGACCCGCTCGGTCACCCGGCCGCTGGACCGGGTGGTCCAGGCCACCCGCACCATCGCCTCGGGCGACCTGAGCCAGGCCATCACCATCGACGGCAAGGATGAAGTGGCCGACGTGCAGCGCGCGCTGGCCGACATGCAGGCCAATCTGCTCAAGCTGATCACCGAGGTGCGCAACACCACTGACGGCATCTCGACGGCGAGCACGCAGATCGCCACCGGCAACCTCGACCTTTCCAGCCGCACCGAGCAGACGGCCTCCAACCTGCAGGAAACCGCCAGCTCGATGGAGCAGCTCACCGGCACCGTCAAGCAGACGGCCGACTCGGCCCGCACCGCCAATCAACTGGCGTCCTCGGCCGCGACGGCAGCGCAGCGCGGTGGCGCGGTGGTGACGCAGGTCGTCTCCAACATGGAGGACATCAGCGCCTCCAGCAAGAAGATCGCCGACATCATCGGCGTGATCGACGGCATCGCCTTCCAGACCAACATCCTGGCGCTGAACGCTGCGGTGGAAGCTGCCCGGGCCGGCGAGCAGGGCCGCGGCTTCGCGGTGGTGGCCGGCGAGGTGCGCAACCTGGCCCAGCGCAGCGCGCAGGCGGCCAAGGAGATCAAGGGCCTGATCGGCGACTCGGTCGACAAGGTCGAATCCGGCGCCCGCCTGGTGCAGGACGCGGGCAGCACCATGGAGGAGATCGTCTCCAGCGTGCGCCGGGTCAGCGACATCATCGGCGAGATCACCGCCGCCTCGGCCGAGCAGAGCGATGGCATCGGCCAAGTCAACCAGGCCGTCAACAACCTCGACCAGATGACGCAGCAGAACGCGGCCCTGGTGGAGGAAAGCAGCGCCGCCGCCGAATCGCTGCGCGAGCAGGCCCAGCGACTGCAACAGGCCATCGGCAGCTTCCGCCTGGAACAAGGCGCGCAGGTGCAGGCCGCCCAGTTGATCGACCGGGTGCGCAGCAGCCCGCGGAAGGCGCCGGCCCCGGCCTCGACCGCCGCGAAGCCGGCGGCGCCCCGGCCGGCTGCCGGCAAGCCCGCCCCGCGCGCCACGGCGGCCCCGGCCGCCCGACCGGCCGCTGCCCCGCGCTCGACGGCCGCCGCCCGCCCCGCCAGCCCGCCGGCCGCCGCCCCCGCGGGCGACGACGACTGGACCAGCTTCTGACCGGCCCCACCCCACCGAACCGGAAACCGCCATGGACACCCTGACCGCTCCCCGCACGAACGCCCCGACCCCGGCCGCGGCCGCAGCCCCCGCCCGCACGCCGTCCCGCAACGAAAGCTCCTACGGCGCGGCCCACGGCCAGACCGCGAATGCACCGGGCCGCGAGTACCTGAGCTTCTGCCTGGGCCAGGAGGAGTACGGCATCGACATCCTCAAGGTGCAGGAGATCCGCTCCTACGAGGCGCCGACCCGCATCGCCAATGCGCCCTCCTTCCTGAAGGGCGTGATCAATCTGCGCGGCGTGATCGTGCCGGTGATCGACCTGCGGGTGAAGTTCGGCTGCGAGGCCGAGATCACCGCCATCACTGCCGTGGTCGTGCTGAGCGTGAAGGGCCGGATCGTCGGCGCGGTGGTCGATTCGGTCAGCGACGTGCTGGAACTGCCGCATGCCCTGGTGAAGCCGGCGCCCGAGATGGGCACCCTGGTCGACACCAGCCACCTGATGGGCATCGCCAATGTGAACGAGCGCATGCTGATCCTGCTCGACATCGAATCGCTGATGTCGAGCAGCGAGCTGGGCCTGATCGACGCGGCCAGCCACTGAGCGCCGGGGCCGCGCGCCCCGACCGCCCCCGCCCGACGCCGCCGCCGCCCACCCGGGCGCGGCGGCGTCGGCCGTTCAGGGGCTGCTGCGGCGCAGGGTCTCGACGACCGGCCGGGCCAGCAGGCCGCGCAGGCCCCAACTGCCGGCGAGCAGGGCCAGCAGGGCGCCGGCGGCGGCGCCGGCCAGCGGCACCCAGAGCGGTGCCGTCCAGCGGAACTCGAAGGCGTAGCGCGCCAGCGCCGCGCCCAGGCCCATGGCCACGACCGAGGCCAGCGCGCCGGCCAGCGCGCCCAGGCCCAGCAGCTCGACCCGCAGCACCTGGGCCATGAGCTTGCGGCCGGCGCCCAGCGCGCGCATCACGGCGGCCTCGTGCAGGCGCTGCTCGCGGCTGGCGCGGATGGCGGCCAGCAGCACCAGCAGGCCGGCCGCCAGGGTGAAGGCGAAGAGGAACTCGACCGCCCGCACGACCTGGTCGAGCACCCGCTGCACCTGGGCCAGGGTGGCCGACAGGTCGACCACGGTCACATTGGGAAAGGCCTGGCTCAGGCGGCTGTCGAAGCCGGGGCCGGCCTGGCCCGGCGGGCGCGGCGGGGCCTGGAAGGCGGCGATCCAGGTCACCGGCAGCTCGGGCATGGCGGCGCGCTCGAACATCACGAAGAAGTTCACCCGCATCGAGGCCCAGTCGACCTGGCGCAGGTTGCGGATCACGCCCTCCTGCGCCTGGCCGGCGATGTCGAAGCGCAGCCGGTCGCCGAGCTTCAGGCCCAGCTCCTGGGCCAGGCCCTCCTCGACGCTAAGCGCCTGCGGCGCATCGGCCGCCGCCGCGCCGGCCTGCTGCGCCGCAGCCGCATCCCAGCGACCGGCGACGAGGCGGTTGTGGGCCGGCGCCTCGGCGGCATGGCTGAGGTTGAACTCGCGCTCGACGAGGCGGTTGGCGCGCTCGGTGGCGAACTGGCCGGCGCGCACCGGCTGGCCGTTGATGGCGCTGAGCCGGCCGCGGATCATGGGATACCAGTCGTAGCGGGCGACGCCGGCCTCGGCCAGATGGGCGCGGAAGGCCTCGGTCTGGTCGGGCTGGATGTTGATGACGAAGCGGTTGGGCGCATCGGGCGGCGTGGCCTCGCGCCAGCTCGCGATCAGGTCGGTGCGCAGCAGCACCAGCAGCACCAGGGCCAGCAGGCCGACCGACAGCGCCGCGACCTGCACCATGCCCTGCACCGGCCGCGCCGCAAGCTGGCGGGTGGCCAGGCGCAGCGGGCGCGGCAGGAACAGGGCCGCGCCGCCGGCCGGCACCGCCTGGCGCAGCAGGGCCATCACCCCGCCGCCGGCCGCCGCGAAGAGCAGCAAGGCCATCGCGAAGCCGCCGACGACGATGGCCCCCAGCCGCGGCGTGGCCGCCGTGGCCCACAGCATGGCGCCGAAGCCGGCCAGACCGGCCAGGGCGGTGAGCAGGGAGACGGCGCGCGGCCGGCCCAGCTCGCGCCGGATCACCCGCAGCGCCGGCACCTGGGCCAGTTGCAGCACCGGCGGCAGGCCGAAGCCGAGCAGCAGGCTCATGCCCACGCCCAGGCCCAGCAGGGCCGGCGCCGGGCCGGGCGGCGG
This window of the Piscinibacter lacus genome carries:
- a CDS encoding response regulator — translated: MPSILAVDDSASMRQMVSFTLKSAGFQVTEAVDGRDAWDKAASHHYDLVLTDQNMPHLDGIGLTKKLREHPAFKATPILILTTESSDQMKQAGRAAGATGWMVKPFDPAKLIEVIRKVIR
- a CDS encoding chemotaxis protein CheW — its product is MGESPGMQGGSAAGIDLSQFYQVFFEEAGENLQQMEQLLLALDVAAPDDEQLNAIFRCAHSIKGGAATFGFSDVAELTHVMETLLDKLRRHELAATAGMVDVLLASGDALAGQLARHQAGGAGHSPDTAALRRQIAAYSQGESPAPQALAPAPAAQASAPGTVPAAAQPSAAPPQAEAGVHGAEAADVPVTVKGERILEMTLGPLERPGLADDVLSLFKEIEGLGQVEPVDGGLAADGLRRFKLITATADSELLDLFAFHIAREQVRLRPWAGEHIAPGYGFYAKAPGSPVQEEDPGYGFFDDAPGAPGSAAAAPEDGPARPAEAVAAAPAAAPSARAEAKPAGLEGTTLRVGLEKVDQLINLMGELVITQAMLAQHSRVLDPVQHQTLIAGLTALDRNTRDLQEAVMSIRMIPMGTVFSRFPRMLRDLAAKLGKEVELLTVGEATELDKGLVEKITDPLTHLVRNACDHGIELPEERRAKGKPEQGTITLAASHQGGSIVIEVRDDGKGLSRAKLLKKARERGLAVSEEMSDAEVWSLIFAPGFSTAEVVTDVSGRGVGMDVVKKNISALGGTVEIDSAEGHGMRVAVRLPLTLAIMDGMSVGVAEEVYILPLASVVESFQVTPQTVKTLGGTGRVVQVREEYMPVIELESLFHVPREDGQQPSHPIMVVVEAEGSRVAMMVDELLGQQQVVVKNLEANYRKVPDISGATIMGDGRVALILDVASLVRRSRH
- a CDS encoding methyl-accepting chemotaxis protein, which gives rise to MLTQLKIGQRLGVGFAGLLLLLLAVLFVSLRQMSGIEHKLEAVSQVTMRTAELLADAGAAIDMRAIAARNLTLEQDPAAQKPEVERIHAAKSKLDASLADLSQLVASDPKATPQDVQMVQDLLALEKRYEPIAAEIVALATAQKQAEAIQQLTKSCMPLLNEILDKLHQFNESSRKEAMAETAAAMSSYQHSQQLMIALGLGAVMLLIGMGWALTRSVTRPLDRVVQATRTIASGDLSQAITIDGKDEVADVQRALADMQANLLKLITEVRNTTDGISTASTQIATGNLDLSSRTEQTASNLQETASSMEQLTGTVKQTADSARTANQLASSAATAAQRGGAVVTQVVSNMEDISASSKKIADIIGVIDGIAFQTNILALNAAVEAARAGEQGRGFAVVAGEVRNLAQRSAQAAKEIKGLIGDSVDKVESGARLVQDAGSTMEEIVSSVRRVSDIIGEITAASAEQSDGIGQVNQAVNNLDQMTQQNAALVEESSAAAESLREQAQRLQQAIGSFRLEQGAQVQAAQLIDRVRSSPRKAPAPASTAAKPAAPRPAAGKPAPRATAAPAARPAAAPRSTAAARPASPPAAAPAGDDDWTSF
- a CDS encoding ABC transporter permease, whose amino-acid sequence is MAASSPPIAPSPSPSFRPPSLLRLAWRQGWRDLRGGELSLLLIAVALAVAALSAVGFFAERLQSGLSRDAQALLGGDAVLVADQPLPPVLAERARALGLKTSASVGFPSMARAPEARGGASRLVAVKAVDAAYPLRGALQLADGPEADAARTRSLRAAPPRGAVWVDAALLDALQLQVGDRLGLGDADLRIDAVLRIEPDRGAGFLSFAPRVMLHLDDLAATGLVQPASRVSHRLAVALPAGGEAAAVTRYLDETRLRIGQEGWRGLQLESLEAGRPEMAQTLDRAASFLRLVALLAALLAAVAVAIAARHYADRHLDESAMLRVLGQSQRRIAGAYALGFGVAGLAASAVGLLIGLAVHQVFVWLLGSLVGAELPPPGPAPALLGLGVGMSLLLGFGLPPVLQLAQVPALRVIRRELGRPRAVSLLTALAGLAGFGAMLWATAATPRLGAIVVGGFAMALLLFAAAGGGVMALLRQAVPAGGAALFLPRPLRLATRQLAARPVQGMVQVAALSVGLLALVLLVLLRTDLIASWREATPPDAPNRFVINIQPDQTEAFRAHLAEAGVARYDWYPMIRGRLSAINGQPVRAGQFATERANRLVEREFNLSHAAEAPAHNRLVAGRWDAAAAQQAGAAAADAPQALSVEEGLAQELGLKLGDRLRFDIAGQAQEGVIRNLRQVDWASMRVNFFVMFERAAMPELPVTWIAAFQAPPRPPGQAGPGFDSRLSQAFPNVTVVDLSATLAQVQRVLDQVVRAVEFLFAFTLAAGLLVLLAAIRASREQRLHEAAVMRALGAGRKLMAQVLRVELLGLGALAGALASVVAMGLGAALARYAFEFRWTAPLWVPLAGAAAGALLALLAGSWGLRGLLARPVVETLRRSSP
- a CDS encoding chemotaxis protein CheW → MDTLTAPRTNAPTPAAAAAPARTPSRNESSYGAAHGQTANAPGREYLSFCLGQEEYGIDILKVQEIRSYEAPTRIANAPSFLKGVINLRGVIVPVIDLRVKFGCEAEITAITAVVVLSVKGRIVGAVVDSVSDVLELPHALVKPAPEMGTLVDTSHLMGIANVNERMLILLDIESLMSSSELGLIDAASH